In a single window of the Lagenorhynchus albirostris chromosome 19, mLagAlb1.1, whole genome shotgun sequence genome:
- the SELENOW gene encoding selenoprotein W, whose protein sequence is MLRSGIMAVAVRVVYCGAUGYKSKYLQLKKKLEDEFPGRLDICGEGTPQVTGFFEVLVAGKLVHSKKGGDGYVDTESKFLKLVAAIKAALAQA, encoded by the exons ATGCTCCGGTCCGGAATCATGGCTGTTGCCGTTCGAGTCGTTTATTG TGGCGCTTGAGGCTACAAGTCCAAG TACCTTCAGCTTAAGAAGAAGTTAGAAGATGAGTTTCCTGGACGCCTGGACATC TGCGGCGAGGGGACGCCCCAGGTCACCGGTTTCTTTGAAGTGTTGGTAGCGGGGAAGTTGGTTCACTCCAAGAAG gGAGGCGATGGCTATGTGGACACGGAGAGCAAGTTTCTGAAGCTGGTGGCCGCCATCAAAGCCGCTTTGGCTCAGGCCTAA